ACAATGAGGTGGTGTTGGACACTGATATCCTTAGCAATTTTCTTAAAATAGCTTTGAACCCTcacaaaaagtaaataaaaaaaattacatttgtattattactattatttttgGCAAATGCAATtgtattattattaaatattatgaaACAAGGGCCGAGTAGGCACCTAAGACAAGTACATAACAGTTGCACTAATAATAGTGTAGTTGCCTTGTAAAGTATAATTAGTCTATAAGCAAGAGGGAGGTTCTTGAGAGCCTCTAGCGATTCCACGGGCATTAAAAGACGAAGAAGTAGCAGCTCCATCTTGTCTATTATAAATCAGATCTATGTCTGTTAAGTCGATATTTTGGCTAGGTTTACTAGGGCTGCAATTCAGATTTACTGCAACTTTGTTTTTGGAAGTGCCGAAAATATTTTTTAACTTTACGCCAGTTATTTGAACTTGGGACAAAGCCTGCCCGTGCaagttcacaaacaaaaacaaCTTAATAATTATACTTAAAAAAAACATGTGTATGTTATGTGATTTTATGTTATAATTAGTATATGTGATCAATTTGTAGAGATACATACGTACCTGAGTACCTCCTGATGGACAATATTGCTGGTCAATAATAATGGGATTGACGACATCTTTCATGCTGATATTCTCAAAGGTGACATTATAAACAATACTTGGAGGAGAAGGAGCCCAAGTTTTGATCCTCACTCCATTGTCAGTACCAGTCAAGTTACAATTTTGTATGACCAAATTTTTAACATCAGCTTCATTAGCATATTTTCCAAGGCTTCCGATGCTGATTCCAAGGCCGGGACCACATGTCACGCCACTCACTTGAAGGTTCTCCGTCCCTAGATCGATTGAGACACAGTCGTCGCCGGTGGCTATCAAGGAGTTGAAGATCTTGGTGTTGGTGGATGAACCAATGTGGATTCCATTAGTGTTGGGGCTTGCGGTTGGAGCTGTTATTTGAATGTGTTCAATGGTTGTTCGAAGGCACCCGAAAACCTTCATGTTGAAGTTCTTGCTGTTGATTAATTTTATGTCGTGGATCCGTGAATCGTTCACAAAATCAAGCCCAATGGActatatatacatttaaaacaTGTATAATAACAAGAGAAATTGTGTTAGAACTAGAAACACACATTTTTtacatataaaattataaaataatatgttTATTAAGTGGTTGAAAAACACTTATGAGTGCTATGCATTTTGGAGAGAAATGTGGATGAACAACGATGCAGACCGTGTGACCTTCAGTCAAATTTTTATGCTAACCTTCAAATAGAAAAtcaagtatttttttaatatatatatttatataatgaaAATTATTATATGGTATACTGTTtcttcatattttaatttaataagtatcATGAAGAAGTATTGCTAACTAACTAAGTGTCacctctattattattattattattattattattattattattattatgggacAAAATAAACCATGGTGTCATGTGACAAGTATAGCTAGTCGATATAAATTTCATAAAGAGATGAAGATCGTATAAGACTTACAATGGAAAGTTGCACGCAATGTGGGTTAGTTTTGCAATCATTGTAGGGCCAAGCAGTAGGTCCTTGGCCATCAAAAGAGCCTCCTCCACTAATCTCCAAGTTAATAATGTTTCTAAAACTAATCCAACTTTCAGTACTAGCCCAAGCTTTTTTATCAGTTGGAGCCTTAAGGTTACCATAAATGGAGAAAAGGGTTTGGCCCTTGCATGGTCCGTTGAACACCATAGAGCTCGCATAGTATGTCCCTTTTGGGATCAAAACCACTCCTCGTCCACTATATGAACAAGCTTGGTTCCATACATCAACAAAGGCCTCacaaagataaatatatatattatatgcaatTATGAAGCTTTGTTCTAAGTTAATATATAACACTAAACATATTGAgcacaagaagaagaagaagaaattaccTTGCTGTTGTCAGTTTTTCCATCAGCAATAACACCAAAATTAATCACATTAAAAACTTTCTAATTGGATTGGACTTTGGTGATTACTACAAACAAAAGATTAAGAATGCAAAGTGACCAGGTAATATGGAAGCCATTTTATTTGgctttgaaaaataattaaaaaggttTTTCTCTCTTCTAAGTTATTTTGGTTAGCGTTAGCTACTGTGTTCTTATATATTATGGTTTTTTTGGGGACAAATATAGAATGTCATAAAACCACAAAattttctctttttgttttttattcaAAAAATCAATACGGTCTAATTAGCTTCTTTTAAGGGATTGAAAGGGTATCtagtaattttaaatatattgagAAATGCTGGAGGCAATATTAGAATATAGCATTAATTAGAGATTTTAGGAGTGTGCGGAACTAGCATAATTCACAAAAATAGAATGTCATATATAAAACCAAGATTTTCtctaattttagtttttttttaaaataataagaatTTGATCTAATTAGCTTATTTAAAGGAATTAAAAGGATATTCGGTAGTTTTTAATCTATTGACAATCGCAAGAGGTAATTAGAGTGAAGCATTTATTAGATATTTCTAAAGGTGTCCCAAAAATGGCGTAGTATATTTTCAAAACCTAATGCTAATTTACTTCTTACTTAGAGTTTCTAATTTTCTgtatttcaaataataaaaaatcacaaattcttTTTTATCCTAATTTTTTAacagtttatttatttaaaaagggA
The Humulus lupulus chromosome 6, drHumLupu1.1, whole genome shotgun sequence DNA segment above includes these coding regions:
- the LOC133785237 gene encoding exopolygalacturonase clone GBGA483-like, with protein sequence MKVFGCLRTTIEHIQITAPTASPNTNGIHIGSSTNTKIFNSLIATGDDCVSIDLGTENLQVSGVTCGPGLGISIGSLGKYANEADVKNLVIQNCNLTGTDNGVRIKTWAPSPPSIVYNVTFENISMKDVVNPIIIDQQYCPSGGTQALSQVQITGVKLKNIFGTSKNKVAVNLNCSPSKPSQNIDLTDIDLIYNRQDGAATSSSFNARGIARGSQEPPSCL